Below is a genomic region from Persicimonas caeni.
GGTTACCTGACCCGTCGCCTGGTCGACGTCGCCAACGACTGTGTCGTCGTCGAATACGACTGCGGCACCCTCGACGGTGTGACCATGACCCCCTTGTACGAGGGTGGTGAGGTCGTCGAGTCGCTCGCCGACCGTATCCTCGGTCGTGTCGCGCTCGAGCCTGTGTGGGACCAGAACGACGAGGTGCTCGTCGACTCGAACACCGAGATCGACGACGACAAGGCCGAGCTTATCGAAGACGCCGGCATCGAGCGGGTCCGTATCCGCTCGACGCTGACCTGCCACTCCGTCGACGGGGTGTGCGCGCTTTGCTACGGCCGTGACCTGGCGCGTGGTCGCCTGGTCAACGTCGGTGAGGCGGTCGGTACCATCGCCGCTCAGTCGATTGGTGAGCCGGGTACCCAGCTTACGATGCGTACCTTCCACATTGGTGGTGTCGGTTCGCTGTCCGTCGAGCAGTCCTCGCACGAGGTACGCCACGGCGGTACGGTCAAGTTCCACAACGTCAAGTCGGTCGAAAAAGAGATGGCCGGCCGCACCGTGGTCATCGTGATGACCCGTAACGGCGAAGTCTCCATCCACGACGACCAGGGCCGTGAGCGTGAGCGTTACCCGCTCGTGTTCGGCTCGCAGCTGTATTACAACGACGGCGACGAGATCGAGCCGGGCGCACTGCTCGCCGAATGGGAGCCGTTTGCGACGCCGGTTCTGGCCGACACCGACGGTGTGGTCAGCTTCGAAGACGTCGTCGAGGGCATCTCGATGGAGGAGCGCTTCGACGAGAACACCGGTCTTTCGAGAAAGGTGATCATCGAGAGCCGCGACTCCAGCGTGCGTCCGCGCATCGTGGTCCGCGAGAAGAAGGGCGGCAAGCAATTGTCCAGCCACTTCCTGCCGGTCGGTGCTGCGCTCTTTGTGGGCGAAGGCGAGAAGGTCGACCCGGGTACCATCCTGGCGAAGATCCCGCGTGAGACCACCAAGAACAAGGACATCACCGGTGGTCTGCCGCGTGTCGCCGAGCTGTTCGAGGCGCGTACGCCCAAAGAGCAGGCGCTCATCTCCGAGATCGAGGGTGTGGTCTCTTACGGTCGCGAGACCAAGACCAAGCGCACCATCGTGGTCACCCCGGACGTGGGTGATCCGAAGGAGTACCAGATCAACAAGTCCAAGCACGTCACCGTGCTCGAGGGCGACCGGGTCCGCGCTGGTGAGGCCATCATGGAGGGTTCGGAGAACCCCCACGACATCCTTCGCGTCAAGGGTCGCAAAGACCTGGCCAAGTACCTGGTCGACGAGATTCAGGAGGTCTACCGCCTCCAGGGTGTGCGCATCAACGACAAGCACATCGAGATCGTCGTGCGCCAGATGCTTCGCAAGGTACGCATCGTCGACGTGGGTGACTCCGACTTCTTGGTCGACGAGCAGGTCGAGCGCTCGACCTTCGAAGAGGTCAACCGTCGTCTGATGGAGAAGGGCGGTCGTCCGGCGGTCGCTCAGGACTTGCTCCTGGGTATCACCAAGGCGTCGCTGTCGACCGAGAGCTTCATCTCGGCATCGAGCTTCCAGGAGACCACCAAGGTGCTTACCGAGGCGGCCCTGGCCAGCAAGATCGACCACCTGCGCGGCCTCAAAGAGAACGTCATCATGGGACGTCTCATCCCGGCCGGTACGGGGGCGACTCAGTACCACCACCTGCGCCACGAGGTCGAAGAGCCCGAAGAGCTCCCCGAAGACCTCAAGCGTCGTTTCGGCACCATCGACGAAGAACTCGCCGCCGGCGAGTGAGTTGAAGTGCCCGCGCTGAGCGAATAGAAAAGGCCGCGTCCGTTGGTTCGGACGCGGCTTTTTTATGGCGCACTCCCCGATGGGGTTGAATATTTGAGCTGACGGTGATGTTTGAGTTACGAGTCCAACCCGGTATCGTAGTCAGCCGATCTGTGTAGCAGGAGCCTGTGGGGCAACTCGATGAGTGAGAATGAAGAAGAATTGAACGACGACGAGCTTAATTCGCTGCTCGCCGATCTCGAGAGTCGCGCGGATAGCGGCGGAGGCGGGGGTGCGTCGTCGGCGGATGACGACGAAGATCTCGAGGCCTTCTTGGCGCGCCTCGAGTCGGAAGAGTCGTCGTCGGGTGGAGCCCAAACGGGCGGGGCCAAGAAGGTCGCGACCAAAGAGAAGGACGACGACCTCGACGCCCGATTCGCTGAGCTCGACAACCTGCAGCCGGACGACTTGCCGGCGAAGACGCCGGACAAGAAGAGCAAAAAGGCGAAGAAAAGGAGTAAGAAGAGCAAAAAGGGCGAGGAGAGCACCGAGCTCGCCAAGAGCGACGCTGAAGCCGGCGAGGAGGGCGAAAAGGCCCCTTCGAAGGGCGCGGTGGTCGCCAAGGTGGCTGCCAAGTGGCTGTTGATGGCGCTGCCGGTGATCGTGCTGACGTGGGTGGTCGGTGCGTTCTTGGCCAACTGGGTGTCGGCCGGCTGGCTCATCGCCGCCGTCGCGCTCGTCTTCGCGCTGGGCGTGCCCGCCCTGGCGAGTCATTTCGTCAAGAAGGGAAAATTTGCGTGGTGGGCGGCCGGCGCCGGCGTCTTGCTCACCGTCGCGTTGACCGCGCCGATGCCTCAGACCGCCGGAGAGACGCTTGTGCGCTACGGCCACTGGCCCGCCTCGGCGGTCTCAGAGCTGGCCGGCTGGGAGACGGACAACACCCTTGTGGGCATCAACTCGACGGTGGCCAGCTGGCTCGGCGGGCTGCTCTACTCCGGCGAGGTTGCGCCGGCTGAACTCGGCACTGATCATCCGCTCGATCCTGACGCCGCGCCCGAGTCTGCGGAGACTCCGACTGAGCCGTAGGGTGCGCCTTGTTATTGAGTAGAGTCTACCTTGCAGGTGAGCGACGCCATCTACTTAAGCATCTAAAGATTTCGGAGCTGCGAATCGTCACGACGCGACAACTCGCAACCCCGAAATCCTTAACTGCCCAAATAGCGGGCCCTGCTACTCTGCAGGGCCTTCGCTTTGTTAGACAAGCGCTTCGAAACTCTCGATGACCGGAAACGGATTCTCCGACAACTCGGCGTTGCCCGGACGCTTCGACACCGCCACCTTCATCCCCGCCTCGTTGGCCGCCTCGGCCTCTTGGAGGTTGTCGGTGACGAAGAGCACGTCGCCGGGCTGCTCGCCGATTTCCTGGCTGATCGTGCGGTAGCTGTCAGCCTCTTTTTTGTTGCCGGTGTGGGTGTCGAAATAGCCCGACAGCTGGTCGCGCAGGTCGCCTTCCTCGGTATATTCGAACAACAGCTTTTGAGCTTCGACGCTGCCCGACGAGTAGATGTAGACGGGCGCGCCGCGCTCGTTCCAGGTGCGCAACGCCGCGGGCACATCGT
It encodes:
- a CDS encoding ABC-2 transporter permease, giving the protein MSENEEELNDDELNSLLADLESRADSGGGGGASSADDDEDLEAFLARLESEESSSGGAQTGGAKKVATKEKDDDLDARFAELDNLQPDDLPAKTPDKKSKKAKKRSKKSKKGEESTELAKSDAEAGEEGEKAPSKGAVVAKVAAKWLLMALPVIVLTWVVGAFLANWVSAGWLIAAVALVFALGVPALASHFVKKGKFAWWAAGAGVLLTVALTAPMPQTAGETLVRYGHWPASAVSELAGWETDNTLVGINSTVASWLGGLLYSGEVAPAELGTDHPLDPDAAPESAETPTEP